Genomic segment of Coffea arabica cultivar ET-39 chromosome 1e, Coffea Arabica ET-39 HiFi, whole genome shotgun sequence:
TGAGCTGGCCTTTTTTGAGAGAGTACCATTTTTCTTGGTAGGCTTGGATAAGGCAGATGGTTTCCTGGTGGGTCCAGGGGAGAGGTTGGGTTTTCTTGGGGGGTGATGTTGGGGTGTGACTGTTGGAATTGGAATTAGGATTAGGGTTAAATGCGGGGATTAATTCGAGCTTGGGTTTGATATCCGGGGAAGGAAGGTTTGAGGTGGTGATGGCGGTGGCAGTGGGCTGGGTTAGATTTGATGGGGGAAGGAGTAGTGGTGAGGATGGGTTGTCCATGGATTTGCTGTTGATGGAGGGGTGGTTCTGGGGAAGGGGGAAGTGGTTTTGTTGATGGGGTAGGTGGTGGATTGGTGGCGGTGGAGGTGGTTGGTAGTTGGTGAGGGGTGGGATAAGGCTGAGGGAGTCCTTGGTGCGCTGGTGGGCGCGGGCGCAATTGCATCCTGGTGGACCCGGCACGGTGCTCTCCAAGTTCCGGTTCGGGTTCTGGGTCTACCCGAAACCATatgtaataatatattatagGGAAAATTAAGTGTTGAAAAATTTATAAATGGACGTGTTGAAAAATTTATAATTAGACAGCTTTATCACTAAATGACAAAAAATTATTCCCACAACTACGTGTATCTATTGAATAAAAATGTACGTTTCAACAAATAAGATTGTGTACCTTGATGAATATAGATGCATATTCAAATATGTACGCTTGAATCAAtacatgtatacatatatatatatatatatttgaatatGCGCATATAATGTATGTGCATATATAAGAGCTAGTATGTGCAAAAAAATATACATTCATAATTTTACTTAGGgaaatttgtcaaattgatccctaacatttttcaaaaaaatttttttagtccataacatttaaaatcagctAGAATTGTCTCTAACATTTAAATTATGATCCATTTTGGTCCTAATGCTTGTATTTGCTCATTTTTCTGACTGAAAATAGCCTGCCTCTCTCACGTCGGCATATTTTCAAGGGTAAAACCGAAAAACACACTTCATTTCTGGTTGAGTAAAGCCATCTTTCCTTCATATTTCCCCATTTGTGTCCTAATTACCTCACTAAAAGAacgaaattgaagaggaaaaatGTAGCTGCAACTAGACGGCTGTGTAATGGAGAAAGAATAGCAAGAAAATCTGAAGAAGAAGCTGACATTTTGATCCAAGTACTTGTTGGCCAAATATGTCACACTTGCCAGGCCAGTAGTAAAGACAAAGTTCAAAGCTTTCTCAACTACCACCGCAAAATAACCCCCAGCTTCGACAGTCTCTACCCCCCTTACCTCCCACCATCTCTAACTCCGCCGCATCACTTCCCACACCTCTAtcctcatcttccttcctcccCTCTCCCTCTCCACTTGCAATTCTTGTTCCGCCCCCACTAGCATGCAATTGACCCAGCCCTGCTTCCTCAACCAATTTTCCAACTTCATTTGGCCCCGTCTTCTCAATGAACCTGGCCGCCCACCTAATCACCTCATAAGGCACTATCTAACCACCAATAAAACCATTGTCATAAAAAATCCAAGCTTTGGAGCCTTGGCTAGACTTGCCTTGGCCTCCTAGGGCTCTAATTGAGCCTGACTCATATTAACAGCTGCAACAGCAGCGCCGCCTTCTTTCTCCTCTCCTGCCTCGAACTGAGAGTtatgtaataaattttttattagcaATGTGTTTAATATGTCAGCTTCTTCTTCACATTTTCACTGAGAAAATATGAAGGAAAATCGGAAATGAAGTGTGTTTTCAATATTTGCCCTTAAAAATATGCCTACATGAGATAAGCGTGCTATTTTCAGTTGGAGAAATGAGTAAATACGAGCATTAGGACCCAAATGTGATGCGAGACACGGAAGCTACTTCGgttctagaggaacacgatgaagatttgacggagttgaacccgaacttggaccactcaagaacagatttaacggtagaggacgccacaatcaagtatgtgtgcttgattgataagtcaagaacagcctaggatcaactctaggatgttcaacttagcttttacaagctaagggaatttgccacaaggaatggacgaaattctggaatttttattcaatactctcaaaaactgaatgtaacatgcggcttgaggctattaatagccgtgactaagacctaataaactggaaaaataacaaggaaagttcggccagccccttgggccttcacttgacccCGTatggctcagcgagggtacttaactgcggctcagcccgccgtttggagcttgaacactcgcatcttcaattgtaagcagcattttagtagtcgtgcaaggatgttccaactcaattccttcaatgcccggtttctcttgggtttggatggcacgtaccaaggctcgGAGGGACTcattgaatctcttagctcgtgctcgtgtcactgggctttggggcaccttcacagggtctacttgtacactttgggcctcgtgttcaaccgcatcattcccctcctcttgaaaaggatttgccctcaaatcgtacTCCTCCCCAGGCAGATCTAAGCGgtatgcattgtcgttgatgcgctcaataacttgaaaaggcccatctcctattggtgacagcttgctttgccgttgttttggaaacctctccttgcgcaaatgtaaccagacccaatcacctggttcaaagacaagcttgcgccTGTGCTTATTAGCTTGTTGGACATATTGGGCCGTCCTCCTCTCGATGTTGGTACGAACCTTGTCATGTAATGATCTCACGAACTCAGCTTTCTTCTTGCCATCTAAGTTCatatgctcagaagaaggtaatggcaacaaatctaagggagttaaggggttcaaaccatacacaacttcaaaaggtgagaattgtgtagcactatgcacagccctattgtatgcaaactcaacatgaggtagacactcctcccatgacttgatatttttctttatgattgcacgtaggagtgtggataaagtcctattgactacctcagtttgtccgtccgtttgaggatgactagaggtagagaacaacagtttggttcccaaccgaccccataaagatttccagaaatagctcaaaaacttgacatctctatcGGATACTATTGTCTTAGGTATGCCATGCAATCGAACAAcctctttaaagaataaatcagTAATGTGTAAAGCATCATCCGTCTTATGACATGCAATAAAGTGAGCCATTTTGGAGAACCTAtctaccacaacaaatatagagTCATGGCCACGCTTTGAACGAGGTAAACCAAGCACGAAATCCATGGAGATGTCAACCCAAGGTTGGTGAGGTATGGGTAAAGGAGTATACAAACCGTTTGGGTTGACccgagacttagctttgtggcacacgCCACATCTTTCAACAATCCTCTCCACGTCCTTGCGCATGCGAGGCCAATGGAAGTGTTCCTGCAATACAGCTaatgtcttggtgacaccaaagtgtcccattagtccACCACTATGTGACTCCTGAATAAGTAAGTCACGTATGGACCCTCGAGGAATGCACAGCTTggtaagataaaataagaaccCATCATGTACAAAGAACTTTTCAAAGTCAGATTTTCCCCAATTCGCATAAGCGTTGGCAAAATCCAAGTCATCCTTATACAACTCCTTCATGAGTTCAAAGCCTAGGAGTTTAGCATCTAAGGCAGTGAGCAAAATGTGTCTCCGAGATAAAGCGTCAGCTACTACATTAGACTTACCTGTTTTGTATTTGATGACGTATGGAAAAGACTCGATGAAGGCTACCCATCGGGCATGCCGTTTGCTCAGCTTTTGTTGTCCTTTTAGGTGCTTGAGAGACTCATGGTCAGTTTTGATGACGAATTCCCGGGCACGTAGGTAGTGTTGCCATGTCTCCAAAGCACGTACGAGGGCAAACATCTCCTTGTCATAAGTCGAATAGTTGAGGACCGCGCCATttaatttctcactaaagtaggcaatcGGTCTCCCTCCTTACATGAGTATGGCTCCTACTCCTACACCTGATGCATCACATTCCACTTCAAAAGTGAGATCAAAGTTAAGTATTGCAAggagtggtgcatgtgtgagtttgtgtttcaGCAATTGGAAAGCCTTATCTTGGGCTTCCCCCCAAAAGAACTTCTCGTTCTTCTTTATGACCGCGGTaagaggtgcagcaatggtgctaaaatccttcACAAAGCGACGGTAGAAGCTTGCTAATCCATGAAAGCTGCGCACATCACTTACAGAGGTAGGTGTTGGCCACTCTTGGATGGACTTAATCTTCTCTTCATCTACATGAATGCCCTGCGCACTTACAACATATCCTAGAAACACAACACGATCAGTGCAaaatgtgcacttcttaaggttggcatatagcctttcccttcgaagtactgCAAAGATGGCTTTGAGGTGCTCAAGGTGTTCCTCTAAGTTTCTACTATAaatcagaatatcatcaaagtaaaccactacaaattttccaagaaaaggtctcaaaacatggttcatcaaacgcatgaaggtactaggtgcattagttaaaccaaatggcatgactaaccactcgtatagaccatgtttagttttgaaagcggttttccactcatctccctctttcattcttatttggtggtaaccacatttcaaatcaattttagtgaatataatggcaccatgcaattcatctaacatatcatctaacctagggatagggtgacgatattttaccgtgattgcattgactgctcgacagtcggtgcacattctccacgctccatctttctttggcacgagaatcactggtacagcgcatggacttagactttctctagcccaacctttccttagcaattcctccacttgcctttgTAATTCCTTTGTTTTCTCAGGACCCATTCTATAGGCTGGTTTGTTaagcaatggtgctccaggaatgagatcgatttggtgctcgattccccttagcggtggtagtccatcaggtacatcctcaggaaatatgtcttcaaattcctgcaagagaTGTAACATAGTAGAAGGCAAGGAGTTAGTAGGTATGGATGAATTGACCAACTTTTCTTTGCACACAAGCATAAGTAAGAGTTGGTTGGAAGACAAAGCTCGCCttacatctttggcttttgctagcaagcttagcttccccttattttcttctctcatagACGACCCATttgttgcctttttcttccctagGGTTTCAGCCctactctctcctttttcttcctcacttttctctcgctttttcctctcaagttctagctcatactccttttggagcctcatttgatcttcatacacttgttttggggtgagaggtacaagtgtcacctttctattgcaatgagtaaagacatatttattagctcttcccttgaattcaacatcgcgatcatattgccaaggccgtccaagaatgaggtgacttgcttgcattggcacgacatcacaagtaacctcgtcttcatacttgccaattcggaATGGCACTTTTACTTGTCTAAAAACACGGACttccccttcattgt
This window contains:
- the LOC140019989 gene encoding uncharacterized mitochondrial protein AtMg00860-like gives rise to the protein MGPEKTKELQRNLEEHLEHLKAIFAVLRRERLYANLKKCTFCTDRVVFLGYVVSAQGIHVDEEKIKSIQEWPTPTSVSDVRSFHGLASFYRRFVKDFSTIAAPLTAVIKKNEKFFWGEAQDKAFQLLKHKLTHAPLLAILNFDLTFEVECDASGVGVGAILM